The following coding sequences are from one Triticum aestivum cultivar Chinese Spring chromosome 5A, IWGSC CS RefSeq v2.1, whole genome shotgun sequence window:
- the LOC123107150 gene encoding acyl-[acyl-carrier-protein] desaturase 4, chloroplastic codes for MSMLKSFPHGIAMPAQAHPSWFRNRVATRAGTRACKFTATAHFEDTVTGMPVPEQAEAEVARSLNLGGWVQEQMLPLLTSVEDAWQPSDLLPCFSLSSAGSVAEEQQPSMTMMVEELQARASGVPDDVLVCLVGNMVTEEALPTYMCMSNRVVGNRDDTGCSEPPWARWLRGWTAEENRHGDLLNRYLYLSGRVDMRRVERTVHHLLRNGMQMLRPSSPYHNVGYTSFQERDTFISHSHTARHAMRHGDRCLAKICGVVAADEKRHEAAYTKAAAKLFELDPDGMVRAVAAVLRDKITMPGQLMTDGRDADLFAKFSAVAQRTGVYTARDYGDMVEHFVRRWKVADLAGGQLSGEGRRAQEYVCGLPRKIRRVEELAHDRAIKAAKEPEFARFSWVFDRSVCITGRA; via the exons ATGAGCATGCTCAAGTCTTTCCCGCACGGTATCGCCATGCCGGCACAGGCCCATCCAAGCTG GTTTAGGAACCGGGTTGCCACAAGAGCTGGGACACGGGCCTGCAAGTTCACCGCGACAGCTCATTTCGAGGACACGGTGACGGGAATGCCGGTGCCAgagcaggcggaggcggaggtggcgcGGAGTCTGAACCTAGGCGGGTGGGTGCAGGAACAGATGTTGCCGCTGCTCACCTCGGTGGAGGACGCGTGGCAGCCCAGCGACCTGCTTCCCTGCTTTTCACTTTCTTCAGCAGGTAGCGTTGCCGAGGAGCAGCAGCCGTCGATGACGATGATGGTGGAGGAGCTGCAGGCCCGAGCGTCGGGCGTGCCGGACGACGTGCTGGTGTGCCTGGTGGGCAACATGGTAACGGAGGAAGCGCTGCCGACGTACATGTGCATGAGCAACCGAGTGGTGGGCAACCGCGACGACACGGGTTGCAGCgagcccccctgggcgcgctggCTCCGGGGCTGGACGGCCGAGGAGAACCGCCACGGCGACCTCCTCAACCGCTATCTCTACCTCTCCGGCCGCGTCGACATGCGCCGGGTTGAGAGGACcgtccaccacctcctccgcaaCGGTATGCAGATGCTGAGGCCGTCTAGCCCCTACCACAACGTCGGCTACACTTCCTTCCAGGAGCGCGACACCTTCATCTCGCACTCCCACACCGCAAGGCACGCCATGCGCCACGGCGACCGCTGCCTCGCCAAGATCTGCGGCGTCGTGGCCGCCGACGAGAAGCGCCACGAGGCGGCATACACTAAGGCAGCCGCCAAGCTCTTCGAGCTCGACCCGGACGGGATGGTGCGAGCGGTGGCCGCCGTTCTGCGCGACAAGATCACCATGCCCGGCCAGCTCATGACAGACGGCCGAGACGCCGATCTCTTCGCGAAATTCTCGGCGGTCGCGCAGCGCACCGGGGTGTACACGGCAAGGGACTACGGCGACATGGTGGAGCACTTCGTGCGGAGGTGGAAGGTGGCTGACCTCGCCGGGGGTCAGctgtccggcgaggggcggcgcgctCAGGAGTACGTTTGCGGGCTGCCGCGCAAGATCCGGCgggtggaggagctggcccacgaccgcGCGATCAAAGCCGCGAAAGAGCCCGAGTTCGCAAGGTTCAGCTGGGTCTTCGACAGGTCTGTCTGCATCACAGGCAGAGCCTAA